The genomic window aaattttgaaattattaattgtgtcaaattttaaaataaaatttcagtatatgacattattttatgtacagtgtttcttagaaaaataattctgatcaagtattcaatttaactatacatactactcattttattatgtatcacaactcatgattcaaataagaaagttatattagaaaagttgccctcactttcatctggattatattataccaagattagttcaattgaatcacatgccattgtaaaccagaagtttactagcccaaatgaatttataacttggcacgaccgattgggtcatccgggaacaaccatgatgaggagaattattgaaaactctcatggacattcactaaaaaNNNNNNNNNNNNNNNNNNNNNNNNNNNNNNNNNNNNNNNNNNNNNNNNNNNNNNNNNNNNNNNNNNNNNNNNNNNNgtgacaatctggcagatttatttacaaagtcactcccaaaatcctcctttgaaagattggtacatgagattgggatgcgtcgatttcgagatattaaatgatgtcgacaagaggggagactgtactctttttcccttggtcaggttttttcccattgggtttttcttgacaagatttttaatgaggcagtccccatcactaaaggatattgtactctttttccttcactaaagttttttttccccactggatttttctttagtaagattttaacgaggcaataatcctgaatggtcatccaagggggagtgttgtgatatgGATGACCACGTAGACTCACCTTCTCAATATTGAAGATTAggctaattattttaatactagagtcttctatttatacatctctATTATATATATCTTTATTTCACAACAAGAgacaaattgaattaaaaaaagaGATGATGTCACACTAACATCTTGATGATGAATAAactattgaaaatattttaagtACACCAAAAATACTAATgcaccagttgttttaaccgttaatctaacttataaaaaatatatataatatatattaattaaaatcaacaattaaaacaaCTAGTACATCAATACTCCCAGAACTAGGGagtttaatgtatgctcaagtctgcacacgtcctgatatatcatttatagtgggagtgttagatagatacttgagcaatccagACATGGATCATTGGATAACTGTTAAACGTGTAATGCATTATCTgaagagaacaaaggattacatgctcACTTgaagaagatcgaaagaaccacaataTCCAAACTCTTCCAATCgtatgattcatgtttatgaattcaggtacaCTTCCACATTATGATAGATATattttttggtgattcaatatggatgatctgaattattgaaattaatttattccaacaaattttacttgaaatgtttcctttaCTATTTAAGGAGTGGGTGCAAACAATTAGCAACAATACATTTTATCATAGACATTCAAGTTTCACATACTGTAAAACTATTTCAATCTATACATATCATGTTCACAAAACGAAGtcataaattttatttctttgttCTCTTTAAAGTCCAAAACCACATCCTACACGTTATTAGTGCTATAAACCTCACACCTTCACAAATCCATGATCAAATTACAAAGAAAAAGGacatttatttataatatttgtcTAACATCATGTTAACATACTCCAACCAACAAATCAGAGTATATCAACACAAAACATGTCTCCTTCAATGGACACTAATTTGCTTAACATCCTTTTTTTGCTGCTGAGTCCTAGGAATGGTAATAGTTAAGACACCATCCTTCAACTCGGCCTTAATCTCATCAGCTTTAGCATCATCAGGCAAAACCAAATTGGTATCATAGTAGCCATAGCTACTTGAAGACCaatactcatcatcatcctcctcTTCTTTTTCCTCCTTGTGTTCACCCTTTATCTTTAGCACACCATCATCAATAGTGATTTTCACATCCTCCTTCACAACTCCGGGCATGTCGTATCGCAGCTTGTAGTGGTCGTCGCGCTCCTTAACCCGGCCGGTCAAGGACCATGGTGTCAAGTTCATGTTGTCAAATAGCCTGTTGATGTTCTCACTTGCTTGCATCAATGCATTTCCAAGCCCTGAAGGGAAGAATTCTAGCAACCAACAAGCAATAATAAGtcatgtatgtatgtatttacgggtaaagtatattttttatccataaagtatactttttatccctgaaatttgacaaaaattttaaaaatatccaaaattttattttgttttaattttgtcccaaaaatttttaatttgcatcaaatatactcctaacaactaatttttcaaaaaatttaagatcaattcaataacaatttcataagaacaaccttcaacacaagcaaatcaaacgtaattttcatgtattattgttagattagtcttaaattttttgaaaatttagccgtcgaaaatatatttgatgcaaatcgaaagtttttgtgataaaattaaaacaaaattaaacttaagaatatttttaaaatttttgccaaactttaagaacaaaaaaaatatactacCCATATATTTATGTTTACTTGTGTTTCAAGTCATCTAcacatttttttgttttaaaaatttaaaacagaaCTAAAAATTTAAAACACATTTATTAACAACTTCTAACTATTAACTTCATGTTAATTTTCAGCATTTGAATTTTCATATCTTTTGCCCAATCTACCCAAACAAACATAGAGTCTGCTGTCAAAGtactattttttaaaagaaaaagttgactttaaaattaattaaactccTTTTCTGAGAATAAATCTATCTGATCACTATTGATATAAGGCAATATTCACTATGATATCAATATCTCTTAATAATGTGTGTTATGTGTAAACCATTTTACAAAAACAGAGAATTATGATTGTTTTACTTACCAATAGAAGAGCGTTATGCATAATATTGcacaactaaatttaaaaaaaaaaagcagtatACATTATTCTCAATTATTTCATTCAACATACACATACTAAAATTTGTAGAATTTTGTTAGAtatattaaaatgaattaaaacaaaaactaataaatttGAATGTTAGGCAGAGAGAGGGGTGGTTGAGAATTACCATAAAGTTGAGGGGTGGTGAAATCAGTTAAATCATTAGTTTCATTCCTTCTCCAAGGCCATGATCTCCTGCTCCTCCTCCTAGGGAACAGCCTGGACCTTCTCCCACCAGATGATGACACAGCTATCTCACTCCCTTCAGATTTCTCACTTGCTGATGAACTTGCAAACCTTCTTAATAACTCATTCCCAAACCTCCGTGATGATGAACAATTAGCcaccctttcttcaaccttcttcataGCCAAACGTGCCAAAGCCATCTTTGCTAACTATCTATTCTTCAATAGAAATGGTTTTTGTTTTGCTCTAACTTCTCTTGTGTTATGTTGTTATATTGAGGAACTTAAATAGTTGGCTTTGGATGCTTATAGAACTCTCTAAGAGATTCTACCACACAATAGCAATATAGAACCGTCTCGAAGAATTTTCACACTAGTCTTATCTAAGTAATTATTAGTAATAGTTTGTCAGAAAAAAAATTTNNNNNNNNgttttttatgtattatttatttatttttaaattaatagtttaacattaaaaaataatttattaatgtgACTAATTTATTTATTAGAAATACTATATTTTCTATTCAAGTAGAGTAGAGTGTTCGAGATGGAAAATGCACCAGATTCCATGTCTTTCGTGATATGCAGAGAAAGAACTAGAcgcttttttttttcactaaaatCTATTTATTGGATTTTCCAGAAACATCAGTTACCTCCACTTGTTTTTGGTAAGACAAATTACCTtccctttttttattttggtcAAGGATTACCTTccctttattaaaataaaaaaatctttggGCCAGGCCCAAATAGACACATTTTCTacaccaaaaaaaaattgaacCAATTCCCATTGTCTTGCATGATGATTAAGATCTAATTTAACAGAGGAGCCACTCCAATAAAGacgtcaaaaataatttttttaaagatgttttttaataattaaaatttaacacatataatcgattaaatcgtgttatttttgCCAAAATTAGGTCAGATAAATTAATTTAACcaaaaaatagtgaatcaaattttgattcggtctaaattaatattattttttataaaaaattactacaatatccttattatagaaaatgactaaaatactcttattatatatataaattttgaaaactctaaatcctaactacccctattatagaaaatgactaaatactcttattatatatattaattttgaaaactctaaatcctaatCTTATGACAACAGAGAAGAAAAATGCTAGAATTTagaattctcaaaattaatatatataataagaatattttagtcattttttataataagggtattgtagtcattttttataaaaaaaataatattaatttcgACCGATTCAAAATTGGATTCACCatttttcggtcaaattaatttgtctggcctaattttgacaaaaataacatgatttaatcgattatatatgttaaattttaattattaaaaaacatctttatTTAAAGATGTCGAAGCGGCTCCCTTTAACAAAAGATGGAGCAAATGTTTGCATGCTATCATCAACAAAgggttgatttttttttcaaaacttgcCTCTAGATACCAAAGACACTGCCAGAATCATTCAACTAAACAAGAGTAAAAAGTATAATACGACTTTCTAAGGGATTTGATAGAGAAAAATTCCCTCCAAATTGgcatgttgaaaattttgatataCAAACTGCATTTACTGCCAATCTTCCTCTTCCAACTGAAGCATATAACTCATTATTTCAGGGACTTAACCAAATAGGCGGCGCAACCTCAATCTTCGACCGGTCAGTCGTATAGGCCTTCCTGTTCCCAGACCTCCACAAGAAAATCTACCATTTCCTGTCAAAATTGGTGTAACCAATGTAACAAATTGTTATCAGCTAATCAAATTTTCACTTGAAAGATCCTGATGGTTTAGAAGTTTGGGCTTACCGCAAGAGAGACGGGCTGCCGGAACGGCTTGCTGGTTCCTAATAAACTCTCATATGTGGCATTCCAACTGCAAAGCCAAAAAATGTTGGCAAGGCACAGACAATGAGTTCTGATAAGATCAAGAAACAAagaaggaaatcacaattattgACAGAAGATAAAGTTCATCATTGGTCACTTATGGGCATCATATTAGACCAATTTGAATAACTTCTGCAATACGCAACGCCAGCATGGTGTGTTGCTGTGTGCCATAGGAGTTTCAACATAGAAtagattgattttctttcttctctacgGGTCGAAGAAAGGTAGAAAAGTAAACTCATTCCAATATTATCACACAAAGATGTATAACAATATGGATATAATATAACCTCAATGTGCAATAAGATTGACAATATGGTACAAAAATCAGGACAGAGGAAGGAATATAACATACCAAGAGTAGAATTACATTGATCCTAAGAGGAAATTATAGAAACAAGCAAATGGACTATGGACCCAACAAGGTAATTTACCTCAATTTAGGTTCGCGCGATTGTTGTGATCGGTTCTCAGGTCTTTTATCTCCTACCCAACGTTGCCGAGTCTGATTCCAGAGAATAAGACCTGCAACCAGAAGTATTTTAATGCACTATGGAGTAAAACAGATAATGATAACCAAAATTTGGAGTATTTTGCAAATAAGGATACTGCATTACTGTTCAAACTTCAAATAAGATTCTTGAATAATTCAATTTAGCCAAAATAGCAACATAGTCTACATTTCCTAAACAATATCTTATATTTTGTGTCATTTACTATCCATTAACAGACTCATTATGTGTTAGCTTTAGCATTGTTGGAAAACAATGTCTTTGGTTTTGAACAATAAAAGCTTTGAAGAAATACCATGATTTACAAATTCTTCGGGGTTACTGGTCTTGGAAGCACTAGGCAGAGCCACAGGTAGGTTTGTCGTACCAATCGAGGACATGCTTCGTTGCGACTGACCAATACTATTGTCTATGTCATGTGTGCTGGTGGTCCAGAAATCCTCTGAAGAGGTAGGTCTCTTTACCGACTCTGCGGTACCTTGATTTTGCAATTCATTTGATGGTAAATCCGTTGTAGTAACTACTACAGGCTTTCTATAGCATCCCACACAAGCACTGCACTGTTTCAATTAATTTCAGTTATGCACCATATAATTATACTCATAACATTGTCTCGAAGCAGCCATCGTAAATCGAAAACTGAAAATCGATTAGCACACAATGCAATCTAGTCATTCTAAGTTATAAACTTTTAGATCCatataaccaatcaacaaatttATACTAAAACATATAAATACACACAACACAGGACGACTAGTCTCGGCATAGCAATAAGATTGCTGTCTTGTGACTTGAACATCAAATTCATAGGTTCAAATTCTGAAAGCAGCCTTTCAATTTGCATAGGTCAAACTGTAATCAACTATATTGAGCCGACTTTTCTATATATACAGAAAAGCACAAGAACAAACATAAAAAGTTTCCCATTTTCAACTACTTGATATTGTTTCTGTGGTTGGTCTCAGATTTTAtgaggaaagaaaatgaaagttcCACTTATTAACAATGGTTTCATCATATAACTAATCTGAGTTACCCTATTTCCAAAACAGAAATGCTGGCATTGGAGACAATAATCCTCCTTGATTCCAATTCATCAAATTTCTATACAATGCATGAATCAAATTCACAAAAAGGAAAAATTATCATAAATCCACATGATTATCAATCAATATAATGAAAAGTAGAGATACCCATTTAGGCATTTAGCATAAATCTAACTGAAGGGGAACGAAATCAACTTTCTTCAGATACTATGGTTGgattgagaaaaagaaaaaaaacataccCCATAGTAtatgcatgcagtatctgaaacACCCCAAAAAGGAAACTTTAGAATCAGATCTAACACAATGAATTTGCAGAGATAAAAGAATCCACAGCAATCCTAACAATTCTGGAAGGAAAAAATTTCAGAACTTTCAAATAAGAGAGAAAAAAAGGAGTGATTATATAATAAGACAAATGCACAAAAAAATAGGgggaaaaaaaaaacctttttattttaattttattttattttggcctTTTCCTTCTGATGTGCAAACACAAAATAGGGATGGCTTTTTTGGATgcttctcctcctttttttttcttcgtCCTTTTCCCCTTCtcctcagagagagagagagagagagagagagagtaacgTAATGCAAAGAGTATTGGAATAAATTATGTAGCAATGTGTTAATTATTTGTTGTTAAACTGTAATAATGAATTGGATGATGAAGGTGAAGAAGGTATGAGATTTTGAatcaagatttttttttttttgggtgtctATTTTGAATTAAGATTTCATTTGCTTTGTGGTTTTTGCATTGAGTTGCAATAAGAAATTGTTGTTTAGAATTAGATTTGATTTGATTNNNNNNNNNNNNNNNNNNNNNNNNNNNNNNNNNNNNNNNNNNNNNNNNNNNNNNNNNNNNNNNNNNNNNNNNNNNNNNNNNNNNNNNNNNNNNNNNNNNNNNNNNNNNNNNNNNNNNNNNNNNNNNNNNNNNNNNNNNNNNNNNNNNNNNNNNNNNNNNNNNNNNNNNNNNNNNNNNNNNNNNNNNNNNNNNNNNNNNNNNNNNNNNNNNNNNNNTTACAATAAACTTGATATTTAAAAATAgttagataatttaataaatttaattataatattatttaataatttttaattattaatttaaaaaaaaatatttttgtttaaattttgaccataaatataataaattcgaATTAACTTGTAAATTATACTATTGAATATTCAGTATAAGAGAAACGAATTAgatggtaacaaaaaaaaattgtgtttgactgagtttattttattatttatcgaatttttttattttattagacaaAATTGCTGTCTATTAACATATAAACTTAGTATTCGTATTGGCTAAATCTGATCTTATTAACTGCTATGTATACATAATTTCcatctaaattaaaaattttaaatccatAACTTGTGCCATTCACACCTTGGCCCCTGCTTCTTTCAATTTTCTTAAAAATAGCCCCTAGAACACATACAAACTACATAGAGGACCCAAAAAACAAAGAATTAACAGGAAAAGGATCCTCCCTAGTTTTTTAACAATTGATAAAATACAATATAATTTATTATCTTTGATTTGagtaaaaccaaaaataaataaaagagaaaaaacaatGAATGGTTAGATTGAATATTGAATATCATCCAGTTTTTTTTCCATTTGAGAGTATCTACTCCCGAATTAACATATCAGCCCAGAAAAAGGGTATCAATCACCCGACGGTCCCACAAACCGAGTTAAGTCTTAGAATAATAATAATGAGATTTGCGNNNNNNNNNNNNNNNNNNNNNNNNNNNNNNNNNNNNNNNNNNNNNNNNNNNNNNNNNNNNNNNNNNNNNNNNNNNNNNNNNNNNNNNNNNNNNNNNNNNNNNNNNNNNNNNNNNNNNNNNNNNNNNNNNNNNNNNNNNNNNNNNNNNNNNNNNNNNNNNNNNNNNNNNNNNNNNNNNNNNNNNNNNNNNNNNNNNNNNNNNNNNNNNNNNNNNNNNNNNNNNNNNNNNNNNNNNNNNNNNNNNNNNNNNNNNNNNNNNNNNNNNNNNNNNNNNNNNNNNNNNNNNNNNNNNNNNNNNNNNNNNNNNNNNNNNNNNNNNNNNNNNNNNNNNNNNNNNNNNNNNNNNNNNNNNNNNNNNNNNNNNNNNNNNNNNNNNNNNNNNNNNNNNNNNNNNNNNNNNNNNNNNNNNNNNNNNNNNNNNNNNNNNNNNNNNNNNNNNNNNNNNNNNNNNNNNNNNNATTTGCGTTGTGcactaaaattattattaaaattttaatttattaattatatttttaaaattaacaaaatgtACTACATTAGTTTTTGATCATTTTTCCGTTAATGATATGCTAATATAACTTAATGATGTAGATTGTTAATGACACGTGTCATTCTATAGTTTAACTACTTGTAATATTACAATAATAACTCAAACAATGACATATGATATGATGAACGGTTGTACCATGTATTATAATACTATTTGGGCTGAGTTTGGTAAAACTTTTTGAAGAGGtgtttgtgctttttaaaagtaTAAGTACCTCATTTTGcctttggtaaattaaaaagtctaagtgtgtgtttggattacagtttgcaaACCAGAGTttacataaaattgattttgtaaaattgattttgatgataAGTTAGTTTgggttaacgtgatttatgtttggtaatcttTGTATtaaaattgattatagtaaaataaatgttgtttggattatactactcaaaatcacttttagatgaaaaattactaaaatagacatcaATTTTATATACCTGCAAAATcagaatactataaaaaataaaaatataaaagagagtactataaattttataatgtcacacaaaaagaaaatattctataattttttttagtatcgtcagtactctttaatttagtattattttagactataaatttttattatttatgactttattgttacttataattaattttttatttattttgtcattttttataggatcataatttatattattcaaaattttgataataaacgtagtatataataattacaattacaaattttataaattcagaataaaaaataaaaaaaattaatacaaaacaaaaatagagtacatcaaagaatagaaaaaaaattatacagataagaaataataaaaatttcataaaaccaacaacatatgtcatatgaacaaaaaaaatatcataaaacgtaaataaaattcatatgaataaaatcaaataaaaataaaaaaatttcaatttgttagtgattGAAATAAATCTGAACTTTGATGAAAAAAAATGGAACTAAAAAATTATGAAGAAGTAGGAAGAACTATAAAGAATGACTGTGAAGATAATAGTTACTAGTATCATtcttatagaagaaaatgaagggtatggttggtaaaaaagaaatatttgagCTTCTCCTAAACGTGAAACGTAAAACGTGAAACGCAGAAGCTACAAATTTGAGCTTCTCCTAAACGTAGGTTCAGAGGCAGAATCAGTTCTGCGTTCACAAAGATAAAATTTGCCAAACATCAaagtgaaactttcaagaagctcAAACGGGCTTCTCTCCTCCCCAACgtgtttgccaaacacaccctaagTGTTTGTGTTTGCGACTTTTAAAAAAGTTAGGGATGCTTTTGAAAGCACCTGAGAGGGAGCTTTTTAAAGTTGACTTgtgcttatcaaaattaaaaaaaaaattaatataataaatattcaaaattaccattattaattattaacacCAGATTTCATTTATTTTCCCACACATATTTTTCGCCAGTATATTACTATTGAAATACTCATATATTTATAATTTCTCAACCTAACCTTCACAAATTCataattttcatatattttttatttttcaacacaAATACATCTCTATCACATATTAGGTATGAACTtctatctatttatattattttttgtgcgttatttttgtattttttagtaGATGTTTATTTTTCTCTATTCTTTAAAACGTGAAGAAGGAGACCTGATTTATGAAAACCAATCATAAAATTTTCGTACACCAACTTCATGAACATtagtcaaaattataataacaacatatatatacatatgtaaataTAGGTATATAATTTTACTTGAGATATGTGTCATATTTTCTGTTATTTGTAAAAGTGAGTCAATATATATAGATGGTAATGGACGTATCAGTACTAACATTGGATTacatacaaattttattattgactaatgataactctatttatattaatatagagagtaaatcaaataaatatttaaattattggtctctaaaatttgaaaaaaaaattattcttcgttataaatatgtttattataatttttttaatttttaaaagctgttttaccaaacacaattgtAGTGCTTGTGCTTATTAAAAGCTATTTTTAACGTAATTTTACTAAACGCAAGTGCGGCCGCTTTAAAAAGTTGTCTTTTAAAAGCTTTCataagtaaaagtaaaagctttaccaaaccaaacATTGACTACATATCAGCTTGCACTACGTGTTACAATATTATTCATTCACATATCGTTTGTTATATTATCATTGTAGATATACTAAATCGgtccttaatttttcttttgactCATTTTTATCTCTGAAATTGAATGTTATGCACTAAACTAATCTCTTCatccattttttaaattttttttatataaatttaaaattttcaatatcttTAAATACactaattttagttttattttttcacatgttatttaaatacaaatatttttataaaatattttttcacttGCGGGTACCCTTAACCGCCGTCTTGGAGTTGAGGTGAAGACATTTCAAACACCCccactaccatctccgacctctttcgaAGATGGTAGTAGGggacttaaaaaaataaaaaaaaagattttcttaaatttttttttttatggatttAATAGGCTCCAACACAGGCTATACACACGCTATATAAAGTGCATTGAGTGACTGAAATAAAGGTTTCTGTTTTTTTGGCATGAAGATGAAAACGAAAAATGGGGACGACAAGATCAGCGCCTTATCGGATGAGTTGCTCCTCCACATCCTCTCCTTTCTCCCCATCACCGACTCCGTCGCCACCTGCTTTCTCTCTCGCCGCTGGCGAAACCTCTGGGATCGTCTCTTCGTCTCAGACTTTGACTTTGACGACGGCGACCGCCAGATTGATTTCGTGGAATTCGTGAACGCCGGGGTTATTATAACCCGCCGCAAGGAACCCAACAACATCTGCAAGTTTCACCTCTTGTCTACGTCTTCCACTGTTGACATTCAGAGCCCACTTGCCACGTGGATTTCTGCTGCTCTTGGGCCCCACTTGCAAGAAATCTCCATCACTCTCTCATCTCCATGTTTCTTCCCTCGCTGCATTTTCAGGTATTATTCTTTCATTCTTATTCAATGTTTTCGTGTCTTCAACGAGATGCAGTTTCTAGAGAGATGCATGCCGAAAATGTGTGTGAACCATCAAATTAGAGAATAAAGATTTTAGAGATTTGGATTTTAGGATCTAGGGTTTAACAGATGTGTATGTtgttttaatttgtaaaataTTAAAAAACTAAATGTGTATTCGTTTTAAATTAAGGTGAAAATTTAGATGTAGTTAACTTccactttttaatttgaatatggaagTAAAAGTGGTGGTGTTGGACTACGGGAAATATAGGTACTTCACACCCATGTGGTGTCAGTGCAACAGAACTCGGACCATGCGAGTTCTAAACGGACGGTCCGAATTGCGTTTGATATttcatttcataaaaaaattgacAACAACAAACAATTCGAGGGTCCGTTTTTTAGTTTCCGAAATTTATATTTGCCCAACCACAAGTCGGACCGGATCCTCTGATTTGTGTTctctaaatttttttcaattttttaaacacaaataggCAGATCTGATTTGTGTactcccacaattttaaaaaatattaaaaattaccaTGTTAAAATATATCACTCATTTTGCTTTCAtatcaaaaaaattttcatgtgaagttaataactaaaaatgattaaataatttaaaaaattagactaAATTTTAGCCTAACAGTTCTTTTCACCTTAAATTAAATTTACTTATAATTAGCATCTaattcttcttcttattattgTTACTATTTTTGTTTGTGCTTTATATTAAACATTTAATCATTTATAGATGTAAGTCGCTGGTGTCACTCCGCTTGGAATGTCGTCATATGCATGTTGAGATGATTGCCAATGCCTACCAGTTGCCATCACtgaagaaattagaattaaaagtCTGCTCAGCAAGCTGCTTAATTTCACTTTTGTTGTGCTGTCCAAATCTTGAAACTCTTAAGCTCGATTTCTATAAAGGTCATACACCTCTACTGCACATTGGTATGCTCTCTTCATTGAAGAGTTTAACCCTTTTAGGTCTTGGCAAAGAAGTTGGTAGCATCACTATAAACACCCCACTTCTTGAGCACCTTAACATCAACCTAAAATCAACCAAGTGCGGCACCTTATCAGTAACAAGCAATTTGCACAGCTTGGTCCATGTGCATCTTAACATTGTTCATCCTGTTGGAGATGTTGTCAAGCTTCTCAACAAACTCTACATGGCACAAAGCCTAAGTTTGAATGTAGCAACAATCAcggtaattttttataataaatatgtttGTTTAGAAATTAAAATGACAATATTTATGTATAACGAAACAATTAGCCATCAAATCAACTACCAAGTATTACATCTattctttaatatatttttaatgtgtattttaagCTGATTTGGTAATTGATTTTCGATATATACAATATGATTGTAtatgatatatataattaatactACATTACaagaatataaatcttttaaagtTATATTGAATTTATCTTGACA from Arachis ipaensis cultivar K30076 chromosome B09, Araip1.1, whole genome shotgun sequence includes these protein-coding regions:
- the LOC107618619 gene encoding uncharacterized protein LOC107618619 isoform X1, encoding MGACVGCYRKPVVVTTTDLPSNELQNQGTAESVKRPTSSEDFWTTSTHDIDNSIGQSQRSMSSIGTTNLPVALPSASKTSNPEEFVNHGLILWNQTRQRWVGDKRPENRSQQSREPKLRTHCLCLANIFWLCSWNATYESLLGTSKPFRQPVSLAEMVDFLVEVWEQEGLYD
- the LOC107618618 gene encoding 26.5 kDa heat shock protein, mitochondrial is translated as MALARLAMKKVEERVANCSSSRRFGNELLRRFASSSASEKSEGSEIAVSSSGGRRSRLFPRRRSRRSWPWRRNETNDLTDFTTPQLYEFFPSGLGNALMQASENINRLFDNMNLTPWSLTGRVKERDDHYKLRYDMPGVVKEDVKITIDDGVLKIKGEHKEEKEEEDDDEYWSSSSYGYYDTNLVLPDDAKADEIKAELKDGVLTITIPRTQQQKKDVKQISVH
- the LOC107618619 gene encoding uncharacterized protein LOC107618619 isoform X2; the protein is MGACVGCYRKPVVVTTTDLPSNELQNQGTAESVKRPTSSEDFWTTSTHDIDNSIGQSQRSMSSIGTTNLPVALPSASKTSNPEEFVNHGLILWNQTRQRWVGDKRPENRSQQSREPKLSWNATYESLLGTSKPFRQPVSLAEMVDFLVEVWEQEGLYD
- the LOC107618617 gene encoding F-box/FBD/LRR-repeat protein At4g26340-like; translation: MKMKTKNGDDKISALSDELLLHILSFLPITDSVATCFLSRRWRNLWDRLFVSDFDFDDGDRQIDFVEFVNAGVIITRRKEPNNICKFHLLSTSSTVDIQSPLATWISAALGPHLQEISITLSSPCFFPRCIFRCKSLVSLRLECRHMHVEMIANAYQLPSLKKLELKVCSASCLISLLLCCPNLETLKLDFYKGHTPLLHIGMLSSLKSLTLLGLGKEVGSITINTPLLEHLNINLKSTKCGTLSVTSNLHSLVHVHLNIVHPVGDVVKLLNKLYMAQSLSLNVATITNFHEGRGMEFPEFHRLVRLELIVNYLDSSFVMNVLQHCCVLESFQIHCLEHRRKRKRTCWTQPTVAPSCVESHLKTLEFRGYCDFEEERTFLAYFLERGLVLKKMKIFHGFRNLSVDKKHQILKTLCTLPRSSNICQLMFD